The DNA window TAGACGGGAAGATCGACACCGTTCTCACTGAACTTCGTGCACCGACCCCCGACATCACGGCGGAGAAGAACGCGCTGAACGACTTCCTCGCCGCGCTGCACTGAGGCCGTGGCGAGGACCACGGAAACGGCACTGTTACTGTTCTGGTGTCCGTGCGACAGTGTGATCAAGGAGGTGGTACCCGTGAACGATTCGACGTGGGTGCTCCTCACAGGAGTCACGGTCGGGCTATAGGTCGCCCGGGAGCGCCCCTCCATGCGCATCCCGAAAGGCACGACCATGCACTTCTTCTCAGAAGCCACACCCCGCGATGGGGTCATCGAACACCAGTTCATGCTCGGCGACATTCCGGGCGTCCTCTGGAGGCCAACACACCCCTCGGCACCGGTCCCGCTGATTCTGCTGGGACATCCCGGCGGGCTTCAGCGGATGTACCCGCGGCTGGCCGCCCGAGCTCGGCAAGCCGTCTCGAACGGGTTCGCAGCGGCGACCATCGAACTCCCCGGGAGTGGTGACCGACCGACCCTGACCATCGCCGAACAGGCTCGCGCCGATCTGCGGCGCACCCTGCAAACGGGCGAGCCGGTCAACGACGACATCGTCGACCGGCTGATCCTGCCGATCGTCGAGGCCGCGGTCCCCGAATGGCAGAGAACCCTCGACGCGCTCCTCTCACTCCCCGACATCGCCGCACGAGTCGCCTACTCGGGAGGAATCATCTCAATCGGCGTCCGGCTCGCGCTGGTGGAACCACGCATCGTCGCGGCTGGATTGTTCGCGGGGAGTTACATACCCCGCGTCATCCTGGAAGATGCTCGCAGGGTCACTATCCCGCTTCACGTACTCCTCCAATGGGACGACGAAGGGAACGACCGGCAAATGGCTTTAGATCTGTTCGACGCATTCGGCTCGAAAGACAAGAGCCTGACCGCAAACATGGGCGGACACGCCGGCGTCCCTCCACACGCAGAGCAAGCAGCAGGCGCTTTCTTCGTCAGACACCTGACCTGAAGCCGACGTACGCCCTCGGCGACCAGGCGGCACCGTGCTCCCGTGCGGATTGGGCGA is part of the Microbacterium lemovicicum genome and encodes:
- a CDS encoding alpha/beta hydrolase, which encodes MRIPKGTTMHFFSEATPRDGVIEHQFMLGDIPGVLWRPTHPSAPVPLILLGHPGGLQRMYPRLAARARQAVSNGFAAATIELPGSGDRPTLTIAEQARADLRRTLQTGEPVNDDIVDRLILPIVEAAVPEWQRTLDALLSLPDIAARVAYSGGIISIGVRLALVEPRIVAAGLFAGSYIPRVILEDARRVTIPLHVLLQWDDEGNDRQMALDLFDAFGSKDKSLTANMGGHAGVPPHAEQAAGAFFVRHLT